In a genomic window of Pseudomonas putida:
- a CDS encoding NAD-dependent epimerase, with protein sequence MTVLVTGAAGFIGFHTARRLCEDGHEVVGIDNLNDYYDPRLKQARLEVLASVPGFRFEKMDIVDKPALMDLFREQGFSEVVHLAAQAGVRYSLDSPDVYGQSNLVGFLNVLEACRHYRPEHLIYASSSSVYGTNNKMPFSTEDPVEHPVSLYAATKRANELLADSYCHLYGIKASGLRFFTVYGPWGRPDMALFKFTDAMLKDLPIDLFNQGEMARDFTYIDDIVESIARLRTRAPDEGRNRLFNIGHGQPVALMDFVECLESALGRRARRNFLPMQAGDVVKTWADTRALQAWIDFSPQVGVETGVRQFVEWYRGFYQV encoded by the coding sequence ATGACGGTCCTGGTCACCGGCGCTGCCGGATTCATCGGCTTTCACACCGCCAGACGCTTGTGCGAGGACGGCCATGAAGTGGTCGGCATCGACAACCTCAACGACTACTACGACCCAAGGCTCAAGCAGGCACGGCTTGAGGTGCTGGCGTCCGTGCCCGGCTTTCGCTTCGAGAAAATGGACATCGTCGACAAGCCGGCCTTGATGGACCTGTTCCGCGAGCAGGGCTTCAGTGAGGTAGTTCATTTGGCCGCCCAGGCCGGTGTGCGTTATTCGCTGGACAGCCCCGATGTCTACGGGCAATCGAATCTGGTGGGTTTCCTCAATGTGCTCGAAGCCTGTCGACACTATCGACCCGAACATCTGATCTATGCCTCAAGCAGCTCGGTGTATGGCACCAACAACAAAATGCCATTCAGCACTGAGGATCCAGTCGAGCACCCGGTGTCCCTGTATGCCGCCACCAAGCGCGCCAATGAACTTCTGGCCGACAGCTACTGCCACCTGTACGGCATCAAGGCCAGTGGCTTGCGCTTCTTCACCGTCTACGGGCCCTGGGGCCGACCCGACATGGCGCTGTTCAAATTCACCGACGCGATGCTCAAGGACCTGCCGATCGATCTCTTCAACCAGGGCGAAATGGCGCGGGATTTCACCTACATCGACGACATCGTCGAAAGCATTGCCCGCTTGCGTACACGTGCACCCGATGAAGGTCGCAACCGTCTGTTCAATATCGGTCATGGCCAGCCCGTGGCGCTGATGGATTTCGTCGAGTGCCTGGAGTCGGCATTGGGCCGGCGCGCGCGGCGTAATTTCCTGCCGATGCAGGCGGGGGATGTGGTCAAGACCTGGGCCGACACCCGTGCGTTGCAAGCGTGGATCGACTTCAGCCCCCAGGTCGGTGTCGAGACCGGGGTGAGGCAGTTCGTGGAGTGGTATCGCGGTTTTTATCAGGTCTGA
- the rfaH gene encoding transcription/translation regulatory transformer protein RfaH has product MLTNSTDGSSWYLLQCKPRQDDRAQINLLRQNYDSFRPQLATTRLIRGKPQRVCESLFPGYLFIRLSQDDNWGPIRSTRGVSRFVEFNRGPAIVADDVIEQLQLRCLTCESTDIQALEPGQTLQITRGPLSPLEGVFLSKLGAERVMLLLQFLNREQCVCVPLRDLALQQNNNNFAARTL; this is encoded by the coding sequence ATGCTAACTAACAGCACCGATGGCTCTAGTTGGTACCTGCTCCAGTGCAAACCGCGTCAGGATGACCGGGCACAAATCAACCTGTTGCGCCAGAACTACGACAGCTTCCGCCCGCAACTCGCTACAACCCGGCTGATTCGCGGCAAACCGCAAAGGGTTTGCGAATCGCTGTTTCCGGGCTACCTGTTCATTCGCTTGAGCCAGGATGACAACTGGGGGCCGATACGCTCGACCCGCGGAGTCAGTCGCTTCGTTGAATTCAATCGCGGGCCGGCCATCGTGGCCGATGACGTGATAGAGCAACTGCAATTGCGCTGTCTCACCTGCGAGTCGACCGATATCCAGGCGCTTGAACCGGGCCAGACTCTGCAAATAACCCGTGGGCCTCTATCGCCTCTGGAAGGGGTATTTTTGTCCAAACTGGGTGCGGAGCGGGTGATGTTATTACTTCAATTCCTGAACCGGGAACAGTGTGTCTGTGTACCGCTGCGGGATCTTGCGCTTCAACAAAACAATAATAACTTTGCTGCCAGAACACTCTAA
- a CDS encoding outer membrane beta-barrel protein, giving the protein MATLYPGYAWCLDPQNIDIYGFNFTPTLFFSEAYDDNFRELEHNVQSSMVTRIAPSFELKAEDRNSATRLIWQPTRNIYHDEPDASNTAQRVQLASIMEFTDRHRLELEGEWRKYERTTDTAVPGENDKIQNSQVNGVYTYGARSAANQLEFGANYAELRYDNSGGVNDDKERNTTALNTTWYHRIGSNTRGLVEYDHKIFDYLQSNSTRSSKSDAVLAGAEWDLTARTTGKVRVGYEHKNFDSSQSKDLNNPTWQVDLQWKPRTYSTFTFLARQALAEGDDGSDAVKTTFTQVGWRHGWTERITSVAQIGAGRNVYEGQSRTDDLREYHLGVIYAMRRWMDIEVGYRYRDNNSDADNQSYERNVFQVSFDISL; this is encoded by the coding sequence ATGGCCACGCTATACCCTGGATATGCCTGGTGCCTTGATCCTCAGAACATTGATATCTATGGCTTCAACTTCACTCCGACGCTGTTTTTCTCGGAAGCCTATGACGATAACTTCCGCGAGCTTGAGCACAATGTGCAGTCGTCGATGGTCACGCGTATTGCGCCCTCCTTCGAGCTCAAGGCCGAGGACCGCAACAGTGCAACTCGCCTGATCTGGCAACCGACCCGAAACATCTACCACGATGAGCCGGACGCCTCTAACACCGCACAGCGTGTGCAACTGGCGAGCATCATGGAGTTCACCGACCGGCATCGTCTGGAACTCGAAGGGGAATGGCGCAAGTACGAGCGAACCACCGACACGGCGGTTCCCGGCGAGAATGACAAGATCCAGAACAGTCAGGTCAACGGTGTCTATACCTATGGCGCCCGAAGTGCCGCCAACCAGCTTGAGTTCGGTGCCAACTATGCGGAACTTCGCTACGACAACTCCGGTGGCGTCAACGACGACAAGGAGCGCAACACCACCGCCCTGAACACCACCTGGTACCACCGCATCGGCAGCAACACCCGGGGCCTGGTGGAATACGACCACAAGATCTTCGACTACCTGCAAAGCAACAGTACCCGCAGCAGCAAGTCCGATGCCGTGCTCGCGGGCGCCGAATGGGACCTCACCGCGCGCACCACCGGCAAGGTGCGGGTGGGTTATGAGCACAAGAATTTCGATTCAAGCCAATCCAAGGATCTGAACAACCCGACCTGGCAGGTGGACCTGCAATGGAAGCCGCGCACCTACTCGACCTTCACCTTTCTGGCCCGCCAGGCCCTGGCCGAAGGTGACGATGGTTCCGATGCCGTCAAGACCACCTTTACCCAGGTCGGCTGGCGACACGGCTGGACCGAACGCATCACCTCCGTTGCGCAAATCGGTGCGGGACGCAACGTCTACGAGGGCCAGAGCCGCACTGACGATCTGCGTGAATACCATCTGGGGGTGATTTATGCGATGCGCCGCTGGATGGACATCGAAGTGGGTTATCGCTACCGCGACAACAACTCCGATGCCGATAACCAAAGCTACGAACGCAACGTGTTCCAGGTCAGCTTCGACATCAGTCTCTGA